One genomic region from Cyanobium usitatum str. Tous encodes:
- a CDS encoding tetratricopeptide repeat protein: MPAAPNRSGIWTGLAIAGAGALCIGAGWWLGQLQGGSAGSDPSRTALERQASSLQQRLNQGEASQAEQQRLLELLVALDRKAEATALLERLADQQPQQWSLRLLLAELRRDQQDRSGAEREVRQLLNLRPDQIEGLQLMALLQLEMGRGALAQSQLEAALQRASKPQLKPEALPIGLLLANLLQKRGQPGQAESRLLKLAAEFPTDQRPLLARAMLQQERGDIKGAQESLALARARKPGPSDPRLDQVAAAWGLAPLRAPSPLPPGKPTPAPQAESGNP; this comes from the coding sequence ATGCCCGCCGCTCCCAACCGTTCCGGGATCTGGACTGGGCTCGCCATTGCGGGGGCTGGAGCGCTGTGCATCGGTGCTGGCTGGTGGCTGGGACAGCTGCAGGGCGGTTCGGCTGGATCCGATCCCTCCCGCACGGCCCTGGAGCGTCAGGCCTCCTCCCTGCAGCAGCGGCTCAACCAGGGCGAGGCCAGCCAGGCCGAACAGCAGCGGCTGCTGGAGCTACTGGTAGCTCTGGACCGCAAAGCGGAGGCCACAGCGCTGCTGGAACGCCTGGCCGACCAGCAACCCCAACAGTGGTCGCTGCGGCTGCTGCTAGCCGAGCTGCGCCGCGACCAGCAGGACCGCAGCGGCGCTGAGCGGGAGGTGCGCCAACTGCTCAACCTGCGGCCCGACCAGATCGAGGGCCTGCAGCTGATGGCCCTGCTGCAACTGGAAATGGGGCGTGGAGCCCTGGCCCAGAGCCAGCTGGAGGCGGCGCTGCAAAGGGCTAGCAAACCCCAGCTGAAGCCGGAGGCCCTGCCAATCGGCCTGCTGCTTGCCAACCTGCTGCAAAAGCGAGGTCAGCCGGGCCAGGCCGAGTCGCGGCTGCTCAAATTGGCCGCAGAATTCCCCACCGACCAACGCCCCCTGCTGGCGCGGGCGATGCTGCAGCAGGAGCGCGGTGACATCAAAGGAGCCCAGGAGTCGCTGGCTCTAGCCCGCGCCCGTAAACCTGGCCCAAGCGACCCGCGCCTGGATCAGGTGGCCGCCGCCTGGGGGTTGGCGCCGCTCAGGGCCCCTTCACCATTACCGCCGGGGAAGCCGACGCCGGCGCCGCAGGCGGAGAGTGGAAATCCCTGA